A window of Torulaspora globosa chromosome 8, complete sequence contains these coding sequences:
- the ROT2 gene encoding glucan 1,3-alpha-glucosidase ROT2 (ancestral locus Anc_6.126), with the protein MYPNRVVLLLFCLVTRFQLVFGFTDYLLKTCAQSGFCHRNRAYGSSISESGSKYYSIDLQSVNFDEDDNVMRASIIKRVERPDGNHASVSLPFSLAILSNNSIRFTVDENRPTIENLPQSLSSRRYNETSKWAFDCAETHGAKRPRIKRGWLQSDVYTIASPDKTVKLELHTKSFLMKVFHRGQQALVVNERSFLNFEHYRSKEDNYRHLAPEESSFNMFGDDFQYSQADSLPFGPESVALDITFKHYSNVFGIPEHADSLRLRDTTDRDPYRLFNVDVFEYNLNSTFPTYGSIPLMIASKPESSIGVFWVNAADTWVDIKYDDHDTKTHWMSESGIIDVVLFFGDEPSEITEKYTFLTGRPFLPSLSSLGYHQCRWNYNDELDVLTVDSEMDRAHIPYDNIWLDIEYTDERKFFTWKSDSFPNPSRLLKRLAKLGRQLTVLIDPHLKEDYEVSDSIVRDNVAVKDCKGQTFVGHCWPGQSIWIDTFDPAGQSLWTQFFMRFSKGIANLNIWNDMNEPSIFSGPETTAPKDLLHYNGFEERSVHNLYGLTVHETTYKSMKAISPEENTRPFVLTRSFFSGSQRTAATWTGDNVANWDYLRISIPMCLSNNIAGMPFIGADIAGFSGNPEEELIARWYQAGLWYPFFRAHAHIDTLRREPYLFEEPLKSIVRNAIQLRYTLLPTFYSTFHRASKDGSPILKPMFYQKPQFPELYDVDDQFYVGDSGLLVKPVLERGQRSIHISLAPGIYYHYPSLESLVAQTNIEIKQLDAPLDKIPVLLEGGHIIFSKERYRRSAKLYRNDPYTLTVAPDLLENAAGKIYVDDGETFNFQSGEFLETQVVLQKGKILKNIPLNVPSSHIFIGNRYIEKIILPVGRMTVKELVKVQKGHEIYEVAATREGLNSIAILNPLVRLDEEWVIMF; encoded by the coding sequence ATGTACCCGAATAGAGTGGTGTTACTATTGTTTTGCCTAGTAACCCGATTTCAGCTTGTTTTTGGGTTCACGGACtatcttttgaagacatGTGCTCAGTCCGGATTTTGCCATAGAAACCGTGCATATGGCAGCAGTATAAGCGAATCGGGCAGTAAGTACTACTCAATTGATCTGCAAAGCGTaaatttcgatgaagatgataaTGTAATGAGAGCTAGCATCATAAAAAGGGTTGAAAGACCTGATGGGAATCATGCATCGGTTAGTCTTCCTTTCTCATTGGCCATCCTCAGCAATAATTCGATCAGATTCACTGTTGATGAGAATAGACCCACAATTGAGAACCTTCCCCAGTCCTTATCTTCCAGGCGATACAATGAAACGTCTAAGTGGGCATTTGACTGCGCCGAAACGCATGGCGCAAAGCGTCCCAGAATCAAGAGAGGATGGCTACAGAGCGACGTCTACACGATAGCGAGCCCCGACAAGACAGTAAAGCTTGAACTTCACACTAAATCTTTTCTCATGAAGGTTTTCCATCGGGGACAGCAGGCTTTGGTGGTTAATGAGCGCTCTTTCCTCAATTTTGAACACTACAGATCGAAAGAAGATAACTACCGTCATTTGGCTCCTGAAGAATCTAGTTTTAACATGTTTGGTGATGACTTCCAATATTCACAGGCAGATTCTTTGCCTTTCGGGCCTGAGTCAGTAGCGCTTGATATCACGTTTAAGCATTATAGCAATGTCTTTGGTATCCCAGAACATGCAGATTCGCTTAGACTTAGAGATACGACGGATCGGGATCCCTACCGATTGTTTAATGTGGATGTATTTGAATACAACCTGAATTCCACTTTTCCAACGTATggttcaattcctcttATGATCGCCTCAAAACCAGAGTCAAGCATTGGAGTGTTTTGGGTTAACGCAGCAGACACCTGGGTCGATATAAAATATGACGACCATGATACTAAGACACATTGGATGTCCGAATCCGGCATTATCGACGTGGTACTGTTTTTCGGCGATGAGCCTTCAGAAATCACTGAGAAGTATACCTTTTTAACAGGAAGACCCTTTTTGCCTTCTTTGTCTTCGTTGGGCTACCACCAATGCAGATGGAACTACAATGACGAACTTGATGTGCTCACCGTTGATTCCGAGATGGATCGCGCTCATATTCCTTATGACAATATCTGGCTGGATATCGAGTATACTGATGAAAGAAAGTTCTTCACTTGGAAATCGGACTCCTTTCCTAACCCATCAAGGTTACTGAAAAGGTTGGCTAAGCTTGGGAGACAGCTAACTGTGCTAATAGATCCTCACCTAAAAGAAGACTATGAAGTAAGTGATTCCATAGTGAGGGATAATGTGGCCGTCAAGGACTGCAAAGGGCAGACTTTTGTCGGCCATTGCTGGCCGGGACAGTCAATCTGGATCGATACGTTTGATCCAGCGGGTCAATCTTTGTGGACCCAGTTTTTCATGAGGTTTTCTAAAGGTATTGCTAATTTGAACATTTGGAATGATATGAACGAGCCCTCAATTTTCAGCGGCCCAGAGACGACCGCCCCGAAGGACTTACTCCATTACAATGGTTTCGAAGAGAGATCTGTCCATAATTTGTACGGCTTGACCGTGCATGAAACCACTTATAAATCTATGAAAGCAATAAGCCCTGAAGAAAATACGAGACCATTTGTTCTGACTAGATCCTTTTTCTCGGGATCTCAGAGGACAGCCGCTACTTGGACCGGCGATAACGTTGCAAATTGGGATTACTTAAGAATATCTATACCTATGTGTTTGAGCAACAACATAGCGGGCATGCCGTTCATTGGAGCCGACATAGCTGGGTTTTCAGGTAAccctgaagaagaattaATAGCGAGATGGTACCAAGCTGGACTATGGTATCCCTTCTTCAGAGCACATGCGCACATTGACACACTTAGAAGAGAACCTTACTTATTTGAAGAGCCCTTGAAATCAATAGTACGGAACGCTATACAGTTGAGATACACGCTTTTGCCAACATTTTATTCGACATTTCATAGGGCAAGCAAAGATGGATCGCCAATATTGAAGCCAATGTTTTACCAAAAACCACAGTTTCCCGAACTGTATGACGTTGATGATCAATTTTATGTCGGCGACTCAGGCCTATTGGTAAAGCCAGTCTTAGAAAGAGGTCAGAGGTCGATTCATATCTCGCTGGCCCCCGGAATTTATTACCATTACCCATCATTAGAAAGTCTGGTGGCTCAGACAAACATTGAGATCAAACAATTGGATGCACCTCTGGACAAAATCCCTGTGCTGCTTGAAGGTGGCCACATAATTTTCAGCAAGGAGAGGTATAGGAGATCCGCTAAGCTCTATCGCAATGATCCCTACACACTCACAGTCGCTCCCGACCTGTTGGAAAATGCAGCGGGCAAGATTTATGTGGATGACGGAGAAACATTCAACTTTCAATCTGGCGAGTTCTTGGAAACCCAGGTGGTGCTGCAGAAGGGCaagattctgaagaatatTCCTTTAAACGTTCCTTCCTCCCACATTTTCATCGGCAACAGGTATATCGAGAAGATTATCCTCCCCGTGGGCAGAATGACCGTGAAGGAACTGGTTAAAGTGCAAAAAGGGCATGAAATATACGAAGTTGCTGCGACGCGAGAGGGATTGAACTCCATTGCAATCTTGAATCCTCTTGTCAGACTAGACGAAGAATGGGTGATTATGTTTTAA
- the SLX1 gene encoding endonuclease (ancestral locus Anc_6.125), with translation MASPPVNNTQHSKIPDFYCCYLLQSICKSQSFYIGSTPNPVRRLRQHNGILTRGGACRTKRAGTRPWQMILVVHGFPSKVAALQFEHAWQHSYKTHYIEDVSRVVKNKTGGRSIHHKLATVRLLLGHVYFQHMGLTVEFFNHQTRQIWNQNKFRAQEASSHNVSTVPNALDIPDVSSSESIDLFANANLALVETFYGGHVKIYQTKCKIYKERLTFGQIACEICDTTFDYTSDDLEKKPLVGFCPSESCNFVSHLRCLHRYFTDDVQLLTNRQILVPRTGKCPNCSTVISWKDVVTYSTAMKASYGSNSEMAA, from the coding sequence ATGGCTTCACCTCCTGTCAATAATACTCAGCATTCCAAGATTCCTGATTTCTACTGTTGCTACTTGCTTCAATCGATTTGCAAGAGCCAATCTTTCTATATTGGATCGACACCGAATCCTGTCAGAAGACTGCGTCAGCACAACGGTATTTTGACTAGAGGAGGTGCTTGTCGGACCAAACGTGCGGGAACCAGACCATGGCAGATGATCCTGGTGGTCCACGGATTCCCCAGTAAAGTTGCCGCACTGCAATTTGAGCACGCTTGGCAACACAGCTATAAGACTCATTACATAGAGGACGTCAGCAGAGTCGTGAAGAACAAAACCGGAGGTAGGAGTATACATCATAAGCTTGCCACAGTCAGACTACTCCTTGGTCATGTCTACTTTCAACATATGGGCCTGACCGTCGAATTCTTCAATCACCAAACTCGACAGATATGGAACCAGAATAAGTTCCGAGCGCAGGAGGCCTCTTCGCATAATGTGTCAACAGTGCCGAACGCTCTCGATATCCCTGACGTCTCCAGTTCTGAAAGcatcgatctcttcgccaACGCCAATTTAGCCCTTGTTGAAACGTTCTATGGAGGCCATGTCAAGATTTACCAAACCAAATGCAAAATATACAAGGAGCGTTTGACCTTCGGACAAATTGCTTGCGAGATATGCGATACGACCTTTGATTATACATCTGATGACCTGGAAAAAAAACCTTTGGTAGGGTTCTGTCCCTCTGAGAGTTGCAATTTTGTTTCTCACTTACGTTGTTTACATCGCTATTTCACAGATGATGTCCAGCTGCTAACGAATAGGCAGATTCTGGTTCCAAGAACTGGGAAATGTCCTAACTGTTCAACCGTCATTTCGTGGAAAGATGTTGTAACATACTCCACAGCTATGAAGGCGTCTTATGGTTCCAACAGCGAGATGGCGGCCTAG
- the MCX1 gene encoding Mcx1p (ancestral locus Anc_6.124), which produces MLRFYARGILKRYGSTAGYAHGAAATKKLAKNRVQDIPSPKILKSYLDEYVIGQETGKKVLSVAVYNHYLRNLDKKRKAELQEQKRILEEESLRDDEEPLYSSSSESSVGLKNLQQQYDSISARSDDDLELGKSNILVIGPSGSGKTLLASTLARFLDVPIAITDCTQMTQAGYIGEDVQVCIERLLVNAEFDVAKAENGIIVLDEIDKLAKPAASIGTKDVSGEGVQQSLLKIIEGHKVEINVKRPLKAGTDNKNNQTTAKKDETFIIDTSNILFMIMGAFVGLDKHVVKRIKGLRQSKEEQEDDVQKLRFSNTIEEIDLGNGKKVSALSLVTPTDLVSFGLIPELIGRVPIVTALEPLQQKDLYQILKEPKNAILDQYEYIFEQFNVKLSVTRKALEKVAQLALKEGTGARGLRGIMERLLLDVNYHCPGSGISYVLIDEETVKSLQQTEHSLATHVNAKYYSRGQLDDFILDAGREDVELAQELDEEFGRLSTRKKEGCIK; this is translated from the coding sequence ATGCTGAGATTCTATGCTCGAGGTATTCTGAAAAGGTATGGAAGCACAGCAGGTTATGCTCATGGTGCAGCTGCTACGAAGAAACTCGCAAAGAACAGAGTGCAGGATATCCCGTCACCAAAAATCCTTAAGAGCTATCTCGATGAGTATGTGATTGGTCAGGAAACGGGTAAGAAAGTGCTAAGTGTTGCAGTGTACAACCACTATTTGAGAAATctggacaagaagagaaaagctgagcttcaagagcagaagagaaTACTTGAGGAGGAAAGTCTGAGAGACGACGAGGAGCCCCTTTACTCTAGTAGCTCCGAGTCGTCGGTTGGGCTGAAGAATTTACAGCAGCAATACGATTCGATCTCGGCGAGAAGTGACGATGACTTGGAATTAGGTAAAAGCAACATTTTAGTCATTGGACCTTCTGGATCTGGTAAGACTCTTTTGGCGTCCACGTTGGCAAGGTTCTTAGACGTTCCTATTGCAATCACGGATTGCACGCAGATGACCCAGGCCGGCTACATAGGCGAAGATGTTCAGGTTTGCATCGAGAGACTACTGGTCAACGCTGAGTTCGACGTGGCAAAAGCGGAAAATGGTATAATCGTCCTGGATGAAATAGATAAGCTTGCCAAGCCTGCTGCCAGCATTGGCACCAAGGATGTTTCTGGAGAGGGAGTGCAGCAGTCGCTCCTAAAAATAATCGAAGGCCATAAGGTAGAAATCAATGTAAAGCGGCCACTAAAGGCTGGTACAGACAACAAAAACAACCAGACAACTGCTAAAAAGGATGAAACATTCATAATTGACACGTCTAACATCCTGTTTATGATAATGGGGGCGTTTGTAGGCCTGGATAAACATGTGGTCAAGAGAATCAAAGGCCTTCGTCAATCGAaggaagagcaagaagacgatgtCCAAAAGCTTAGATTCAGCAATACAATAGAGGAAATAGACTTAGGAAATGGAAAGAAGGTATCTGCTTTGAGCTTGGTGACCCCAACCGACCTTGTGAGTTTTGGGTTAATACCAGAGTTAATCGGGAGAGTCCCTATTGTGACTGCATTAGAGCCCTTACAACAAAAGGATCTTTATCAAATTTTAAAAGAACCGAAAAATGCTATCCTGGATCAGTATGAATACATTTTTGAACAGTTTAACGTTAAATTAAGCGTAACCAGAAAAGCACTCGAAAAAGTTGCGCAATTGGCGTTGAAGGAGGGTACTGGTGCCAGAGGTTTGCGGGGAATCATGGAGAGATTACTGCTTGATGTCAACTACCATTGCCCGGGCTCTGGAATCTCTTACGTTttgatcgatgaagaaacagtAAAATCTTTACAACAAACAGAACACTCGTTAGCGACTCATGTAAACGCAAAGTATTATTCCAGAGGTCAGTTGGATGATTtcattcttgatgctgGAAGGGAAGATGTAGAATTGGCTCAGGAATTAGATGAAGAGTTCGGGAGATTATCTAccagaaagaaggaaggCTGTATTAAATAA
- a CDS encoding uncharacterized protein (ancestral locus Anc_6.123), which produces METDGSQSQRMTVGSSSHRDKSPNEYQNETDGDPEKSRLLEEIEHIKKEQFTEPIIIKDEKSADGSESTPARLAIEAESPRAQKLAGKQPLAEANQLPSFGLTVEKPSGRSPSVAARGPKSFSGMAAAINGHNYFGSGHDFEISNEKIQLAPTTGIHGNTSKVVATQHRRKVWDWNCLPKVGSSVLVQTHSFNVISVPIDGEIKQILYTPLYNKNFKRMNIFLSFNMDTKPWDALVHSRKRIVSFVNYIKQYLKSRAYAYQCYPFFLQGLSEEDIKTQNYISYNTSYDYTEIESIISLWFIQAQRLLFSTNSIFFSPDVVQGLLQRRTSTRSLTTIQSSVFLQQSEGEVVTSRPVAVEPLEEIDILLLRSLPDDEFGWQLAYDEPNLNIVDYCLDTTPWTAREEAANNVSKTQESSETFQGAKIVSKQEDIERIDSENVAYCLFDCMDRRISDLTEDLAASAASAAPKTTSGDPGKSWQAGLNESSKKKGSHNKLGKRSGLASLFKRRHAHSIPQSTQSEVPAPSSPEGKLGGRAQSIQNAWLEDYFSKCLGNYKRVRMPTQYFLPQEANSSESERSEEDKKLEARKAFLYNKECLQIVLPFADNVIPSIYAPWLWSDLGYTKWKSLLREMIRCLVPGGFALASVYDLRLSNTFTAPTEESMQEFPTTMEREKTFDAMALEAMNHGIYVHPTKHLVQAFKEIGFTNIKYSILSLKTGDFSTDMGCLNELFSQITWDLLLRKQMPDPSKPPKDTDPPTLFQRYTTEHLDKVDDNAGCMRALLIVAQKPRKIACQ; this is translated from the coding sequence ATGGAAACGGACGGTTCCCAATCACAGCGGATGACGGTGGGATCGAGTTCACACAGGGATAAGAGCCCTAATGAGTATCAGAACGAAACCGACGGAGATCCGGAGAAGAGCAGGTTGCTAGAAGAGATCGAGCAtatcaagaaagagcagtTCACGGAACCAATCATTATAAAGGACGAAAAAAGTGCAGATGGCTCTGAAAGCACGCCGGCACGTTTGGCGATCGAGGCGGAATCGCCTCGGGCTCAAAAGTTGGCTGGAAAACAGCCATTGGCGGAGGCTAATCAGCTGCCGTCCTTTGGATTGACAGTCGAGAAGCCTTCCGGAAGGTCTCCGTCGGTGGCAGCAAGAGGACCCAAGTCGTTTTCCGGGATGGCCGCTGCGATTAACGGACACAACTATTTTGGCTCCGGGCATGACTTTGAGATTAGCAATGAGAAAATTCAGTTGGCGCCGACCACTGGGATACATGGCAACACGTCGAAAGTGGTAGCTACTCAGCATAGGCGAAAGGTGTGGGATTGGAACTGCTTGCCGAAAGTGGGCTCTTCCGTGCTAGTACAAACGCATTCATTCAACGTGATAAGTGTGCCTATCGATGGGGAAATTAAACAGATTCTCTACACCCCGTTGTACAACAAAAACTTCAAGAGGATGAACATCTTTCTTTCGTTCAACATGGATACAAAACCGTGGGATGCGCTTGTGCATTCGCGGAAAAGAATTGTGTCCTTTGTGAACTACATCAAGCAGTATCTGAAGTCGAGAGCCTATGCTTACCAGTGCTACCCATTTTTCCTGCAGGGTTTGTCCGAGGAAGATATAAAAACACAGAACTACATCTCGTACAACACTTCCTATGATTACACAGAGATAGAGTCGATTATTTCGTTGTGGTTTATTCAGGCGCAAAGACTTCTCTTCAGTACGAACTCCATCTTTTTCTCACCAGATGTCGTTCAGGGATTGCTGCAGAGGAGGACAAGTACACGGAGCCTGACAACGATCCAAAGCTCCGTTTTTCTACAGCAGTCAGAAGGCGAGGTAGTGACTTCGAGGCCTGTGGCGGTTGAGCCTTTGGAGGAAATTGATATTCTGCTTCTGAGAAGTTTACCGGATGACGAATTCGGTTGGCAATTGGCCTATGATGAGCCTAATCTGAATATCGTCGACTATTGTTTAGATACAACACCGTGGACGGCCCGCGAGGAAGCGGCCAATAATGTCAGTAAAACGCAGGAGTCGTCTGAAACTTTCCAAGGTGCGAAAATCGTGTCTAAACAGGAAGACATCGAACGAATCGATTCAGAAAACGTGGCTTATTGCCTATTTGATTGCATGGATAGGAGGATCAGTGATCTGACTGAAGATCTCGCTGCCTCCGCTGCCTCCGCTGCGCCAAAGACGACTAGTGGAGATCCTGGCAAGTCTTGGCAAGCAGGACTTAATGAAAGCTCCAAAAAGAAGGGTTCCCACAATAAACTTGGCAAAAGATCAGGTCTGGCTagcctcttcaaaagaagacACGCCCATTCAATCCCTCAAAGCACGCAATCAGAGGTACCTGCGCCGTCTTCTCCGGAGGGGAAATTAGGTGGGCGTGCTCAATCGATCCAGAATGCTTGGCTGGAAGATTACTTCAGTAAGTGTCTTGGAAATTACAAAAGAGTCAGAATGCCTACTCAGTACTTTCTCCCACAAGAAGCAAATAGTTCGGAATCTGAGCGATCGGAAGAGGATAAAAAGCTAGAGGCGAGAAAGGCATTTTTGTACAACAAGGAATGTTTGCAAATTGTTCTCCCTTTCGCAGATAACGTCATACCTTCCATATATGCACCATGGCTCTGGTCAGACTTAGGCTACACCAAGTGGAAGTCATTATTAAGAGAAATGATTCGATGCTTAGTACCGGGAGGGTTCGCATTGGCGAGCGTTTACGACCTGCGGCTATCAAATACCTTTACAGCCCCAACAGAGGAGTCCATGCAAGAATTTCCTACCACCATGGAAAGGGAAAAGACTTTCGATGCTATGGCTTTGGAAGCGATGAATCATGGCATTTACGTACACCCGACGAAACATCTTGTGCAGGCATTCAAGGAAATCGGTTTCACTAACATAAAGTACTCGATCCTTAGTTTGAAAACGGGAGATTTCTCAACAGACATGGGTTGTTTAAATGAGCTTTTCTCTCAAATTACATGGGACTTACTGCTGAGGAAGCAGATGCCAGATCCTAGTAAACCACCAAAGGATACAGATCCACCAACTCTATTTCAAAGGTACACGACCGAACATCTGGATAAGGTCGACGATAATGCCGGTTGCATGAGAGCACTTCTGATTGTAGCCCAAAAACCGAGAAAAATTGCATGTCAGTAG
- the MET13 gene encoding methylenetetrahydrofolate reductase (NAD(P)H) MET13 (ancestral locus Anc_6.122), protein MKITEKLQKQREKSSKPTFSYEYFVPKTTQGVQNLYDRMDRMYESSLPQFIDITWNAGGGVLSRLSTDLVSTAQSVLGLETCMHLTCTNMPVSRIDEALQSAYDSGCQNILALRGDPPVNSEWTQVQGGFKYAKDLVKYIRAKYRDHFDIGVAGYPEGHPGDDTDDSELIDYLKQKVDAGASFVITQMFYDADIFIKWCKKVREAGIDIPIIPGIMPITTYAAFLRRAQWCDIHIPDEFMKQLEPIKDDDQQVRETGTSLVVDMCQRILDSGYVTHLHLYTMNLEKAPLMILERMNLLPDQEELDGENTLAMLPWRKSLNPQRRNEEVRPIFWKRRPYSYVARTSQWAVDEFPNGRFGDSSSPAFGDLDLCGSSLIRQSGKKSLELWSTPKTAEDVAQLVVDFLERKVSCLPWSDMPLNHEVDAILDDLIQLNKKQIITINSQTQLNGVKSSDPVFGWGPKDGYVYQKQYLEFLLPRSKAQRLHDALKDDVILTYFAVDDEGNLSTNHPDGCRANSVTWGIFPGREVLQPTIVEKVSFLAWKEEFFHILKEWRLNFQNHQIGDSADLLTHLISDYVLVNIVDNDFISQDNKIFALLNTI, encoded by the coding sequence ATGAAAATCACGGAGAAGTTGCAGAAGCAGAGGGAGAAATCCTCAAAACCCACGTTTTCCTATGAGTACTTTGTCCCCAAGACCACTCAGGGTGTCCAGAACCTGTATGATCGTATGGATAGAATGTACGAGTCGTCATTGCCGCAGTTTATCGATATTACTTGGAATGCCGGAGGAGGAGTGCTATCGCGGCTGTCGACCGATTTGGTGTCAACAGCCCAGTCTGTTCTTGGACTGGAGACCTGTATGCATTTGACATGTACCAACATGCCGGTGTCTCGAATTGATGAAGCCTTGCAAAGTGCTTATGACTCGGGCTGTCAGAATATCCTGGCTCTCAGAGGCGATCCGCCGGTGAACTCTGAATGGACGCAAGTGCAAGGCGGTTTCAAGTATGCCAAAGACCTGGTCAAATATATCAGGGCTAAGTATAGAGACCATTTCGATATTGGTGTAGCTGGATACCCTGAGGGCCACCCAGGGGACGACACCGATGACTCCGAGTTGATCGACTATTTGAAGCAAAAGGTTGACGCTGGCGCAAGCTTCGTCATCACTCAGATGTTCTACGATGCagacatcttcatcaaatGGTGCAAGAAGGTCAGGGAAGCCGGTATTGATATTCCTATCATCCCTGGTATCATGCCTATTACGACTTACGCAGCATTTTTAAGAAGAGCCCAGTGGTGTGACATCCACATCCCAGATGAATTTATGAAGCAGCTAGAGCCTATCAAGGACGATGATCAACAGGTTCGTGAAACCGGTACTAGCCTGGTGGTGGACATGTGCCAAAGGATACTGGACAGTGGCTACGTTACTCACTTGCATCTCTACACAATGAACTTGGAAAAAGCTCCATTGATGATCTTAGAAAGAATGAACCTGTTGCCGGATCAAGAGGAACTCGATGGTGAGAACACACTGGCAATGTTGCCTTGGAGAAAGTCCTTGAATCCTCAACGCCGGAACGAAGAAGTTCGACCAATTTTCTGGAAGCGCAGACCCTACTCCTACGTGGCAAGAACTTCGCAGTGGGCGGTCGATGAGTTTCCTAACGGTAGATTCGGTGACTCGTCCTCGCCAGCATTTGGCGATCTGGATCTCTGCGGCTCTTCCTTGATCAGACAGTCTGGTAAAAAGTCGCTTGAGTTATGGTCAACGCCGAAGACGGCCGAGGATGTGGCACAACTAGTGGTGGATTTCCTAGAGAGAAAGGTCAGCTGCTTGCCCTGGAGTGACATGCCGCTGAACCATGAAGTGGACGCCATCCTGGACGATTTGATCCAactgaacaagaagcagatCATCACCATCAACTCGCAAACCCAGTTGAACGGCGTCAAATCAAGCGACCCCGTGTTCGGCTGGGGCCCCAAGGACGGCTACGTGTACCAGAAGCAGTATCTAGAGTTTCTGTTGCCCAGATCGAAAGCCCAACGCCTGCACGACGCCCTCAAAGACGACGTGATCCTGACGTACTTCGCGGTTGACGATGAAGGCAATCTGTCCACCAACCATCCGGACGGTTGCAGAGCAAACTCGGTGACATGGGGTATCTTCCCGGGCAGAGAAGTCCTGCAGCCCACCATTGTCGAGAAAGTGTCCTTCCTGGCCTGGAAGGAGGAGTTTTTCCACATCCTCAAGGAATGGAGACTGAACTTCCAAAACCACCAAATCGGCGACAGCGCAGACCTGCTGACACATTTGATATCCGACTACGTCCTCGTCAACATTGTCGACAACGATTTCATCTCCCAGGACAACAAAATCTTTGCATTATTGAACACCATTTAA